One genomic window of Melitaea cinxia chromosome 10, ilMelCinx1.1, whole genome shotgun sequence includes the following:
- the LOC123657022 gene encoding nuclear pore complex protein Nup85 encodes MNFSSFSSSPSVVTEAQTVSCVKTFVLPDKCFDKRIGCAWRRGNQFGIYPRSQNVNKTTSDTAAKSNDKILNIRQNIVLFTPILRKLVNEANGTFLSLQKLVEISKSSDNQVEFLKLSRQYRSIIRVCIESLQEAAEKETDGLEKNTLLSYITIFYSIECIWHLCEILYIDIIPGEVVLPFLLEWVRFHFPCHEQTAAQLLEACERGSEDHPEYWDTVIGMVVQGRIDVVRSLLKLHSNADSNEFKLVDNSLRSMPVYNVYGGISTGEFTISWKHWQAECRSKLSSGLLAQNDQLELIMRLMTGDYSAFESIRAKYSSWYDILGGWVLFTAPWARRRELGAAGAACAGLGGAGGSRLDLTVRALLEGDLHQVIHEIQQISDNGWFASHLTDILYHSGKLQILEHQTDVTSHLRDSLILEYGSLLMEHKSLWSVGLSYLASCPPEGLKRAELLLERLPIDTEAKAMRVVAQAKKYGLVDVAQNVSAAMGARRLCAGGAGGVGAALAWGGRARCGPLCARAAHAALRAYCGARPLPAADLLLSAGAALLVDDTLLLLGKYCDFHRLYKNREFRKAAKLLISLITSNIAPEYFWPTLLLDTLPLLETDEPVLSADDTYEIMLCLELRSACLSTEKADLLRLALARNLARTALIDVED; translated from the exons atgaacTTTTCAAGCTTTTCTTCAAGTCCTTCAGTGGTTACCGAGGCGCAAACAGTTAGTTGCGTTAAAACATTT GTTTTACCGGATAAATGTTTTGACAAACGTATAGGTTGTGCTTGGAGACGTGGAAATCAATTTGGTATATATCCTCGAAgccaaaatgtaaacaaaacgaCATCAGATACAGCGGCCAAATCtaacgataaaattttaaacattcgTCAAAATATTGTACTTTTTACGCCAATTTTACGTAAATTAGTCAACGAAGCAAACGGAACTTTTTTATCACTACAAAAGCTTGTCGAAATTTCGAAAAGTTCAGACAACCAGGTCGAGTTTTTAAAGCTTTCCCGCCAATATCGTTCCATCATCCGAGTATGCATAGAAAGCCTGCAAGAAGCTGCGGAAAAGGAGACAGACGGTCTAGAGAAGAATACACTTCTTTCgtacataacaatattttattctatcgaATGCATTTGGCATCTATGCGAAATATTGTATATCGACATAATTCCTGGAGAAGTAGTATTGCCGTTCTTGTTAGAATGGGTGCGTTTTCATTTCCCATGTCACGAGCAGACTGCTGCTCAGCTACTTGAAGCATGTGAACGAGGGTCTGAAGACCATCCGGAGTATTGGGACACCGTTATCGGTATGGTGGTGCAAGGACGTATTGACGTGGTACGATCATTACTTAAACTACATTCCAATGCTGATAGTAACGAGTTCAAACTTGTTGACAACTCTTTAAGGAGTATGCCTGTTTACAAT GTATATGGAGGCATATCAACGGGGGAGTTCACAATATCATGGAAGCATTGGCAAGCAGAGTGTCGTTCAAAACTGAGCAGTGGACTATTGGCACAGAACGACCAGCTTGAACTTATCATGAGG TTAATGACGGGTGATTACTCGGCGTTCGAATCGATCAGAGCGAAGTACAGCTCGTGGTACGACATCCTAGGCGGCTGGGTTCTGTTCACGGCGCCCTGGGCCAGGCGGCGGGAGCTGGGCGCGGCGGGGGCGGCGTGCGCGGGACTCGGTGGGGCGGGGGGGTCGCGGCTGGACCTCACCGTGCGCGCCTTGTTGGAGGGGGACCTGCACCAG GTTATCCACGAAATTCAGCAAATATCAGACAACGGTTGGTTTGCATCACATTTAACAGACATACTTTACCACTCCGGGAAGTTGCAGATCCTGGAGCATCAGACTGA TGTCACAAGTCATCTCCGTGACAGCCTCATCCTAGAATACGGCTCATTGTTAATGGAGCACAAATCGCTTTGGTCTGTCGGTCTTTCATACCTGGCTTCCTGTCCCCCTGAAGGATTAAAAAGGGCAGAGCTGCTACTGGAACGATTACCAATAGATACGGAGGCAAAAGCTATGAGAGTGGTTGCTCAAGCTAAGAAATATGGATTAGTTGATGTTG CGCAGAACGTGTCGGCAGCGATGGGCGCGCGGCGGCTGTgcgcgggcggggcgggcggcgtgGGCGCGGCGCTGGCGTGGGGCGGGCGGGCGCGCTGCGGGCCGCTGTGCGCGCGCGCGGCGCACGCGGCGCTGCGGGCCTACTGCGGCGCGCGCCCGCTGCCCGCCGCCGACCTGCTGCTGTCGGCCGGCGCCGCGCTGCTGGTGGACGACACGCTGCTGCTGCTCG GTAAATACTGTGATTTCCATAGACTGTACAAGAATAGAGAATTCAGGAAGGCTGCAAAACTCCTCATTTCCTTGATAACTTCAAATATTGCGCCTGAATA TTTCTGGCCGACGCTCCTCTTGGACACGCTACCTCTCCTAGAAACCGACGAACCAGTATTATCAGCAGATGACACATACGAGATAATGCTGTGTCTAGAATTGAGATCGGCTTGCCTTAGTACTGAAAAGGCAGATTTACTCCGTCTAGCTTTAGCGAGAAACTTAGCAAGGACAGCGCTTATTGATGTAGAAGATTAA